In Erwinia sp. SLM-02, the genomic window ACATCAGCTTATAGGCAATTGAGTGCTTAAGTGCATCCACGCTGAGCGTCGGTGAGGCATAGGAGAAAGGTGCGTTCATATCAGTTTCCCTTCGTCAGGTTACAACAAACGTTGATAGAGATCGCGGTAGGCCACAGCAGCCACCTGCCAGCTAAAATCCATCCCCATAGCCTGGCGCTGAACATAGCGCCAGAGCGAAGGACGGGACCAGAGGACGAAAGCACGTCGGATAGCGCGCAGCAGTGACCACGCGTTGCTATCTTCAAACACAAAACCGCTGGCGATCCCGTCTGCAAGGTTCTCCAGCGAACAATCATTGACCGTATCGGCCAGGCCACCGGTGCGCCGCACCAGCGGCAGGGTGCCGTATTTCAAGCCATAGAGCTGAGTCAGGCCGCAGGGCTCAAAGCGGCTGGGCACCAGAATCACATCCGCACCGCCCATAATGCGGTGGGAGAACGCTTCGTGATAGCCGATCTGTACGCCCACCTGGCCCGGATATTCGGCAGCGGCGGCCAGGAATCCCTGCTGCAGGACCGCATCTCCGGCCCCCAGCAGCACCAGCTGACCGCCCTGCTCCAGCAGGCCCGGCAGTGCTTCCAGCACCAGATCCAGCCCTTTCTGTTTCGTCAGGCGACTGACGACGGCGAAGATCGGTGCCTTCTCGTCAATTTTCAGCCCCATGGCGATTTGCAGCTGCCGTTTATTCTCAACCTTGGTGTCCAGAACATCGCGGTTGTAGCGCGCTGTCAGCAGCGGATCGTGCTGTGGATCCCAGATAGCCGGATCCACCCCGTTCAGAATGCCGCTCAGCCGCCCTTCCAGCTGGCGCTGTTTCAGCAGGTCTTCCATGCCGTATCCGAACTCCGGCTGGGTGATTTCCTGGGCATACGTTGGGCTGACCGCCGTGATGTGGTCGGCGTAAAACAGCCCGGCTTTGAGATAGGAGATCTGGCCAAAAAACTCCAGGCCGTACATATTGAAGAACGAACGCGGTAGCTGGATCTGCTCCAGATGGTGCGCGTTAAACAGCCCCTGATACGCCAGGTTGTGCACGGTAAACACCGACTTCGCCGGGCGGCCACGGGCGGCCAGATAGGCACAGGTCAGACCGGCATGCCAGTCGTGCGCATGAACCACATCGGGACGCCAGAAGGTATCCAGACCACAGGCCATTTCACAGCCCATCCAGCCCAGCAGCGCAAAGCGCAGATAGTTGTCGGTATAGGCAAACTGTGACTCGTCGTGATACGGACTGCCCGGTCTGTCATAAAGCCCCGGCGCATCGATCAGGTAGATCCCGACCCCGTCATAGTGGCCGAACAGCAGTTCGACATAGCCGGCAAAGGTTTGCAGTTTTGCCACCACGACCGCATCGACAACCCCTTTTTTCAGATCGGGGAATGCCGGAAGTAACACACGCGTATCTATTCCTGCTGCAATCTGCGCCGCCGGTAATGCCCCAACAACATCAGCAAGCCCGCCGGTTTTCAGCAGCGGGAAAATCTCTGAACAGACATGTAACACCTGCATTATCGGCTCCTTAACAGTGCCAGAACGTGATGCTGTCAGGGCATCACGTTTTTCCGCCTAGCTGATCCAGCCGAGCTTCGCCAGCATGGTCCTTGTGACCAGAACAATCCCCTCTTCCGATCGGTGGAAACGCCGCGCATCATCATCCGGATTTTCACCAATCACCGTTCCTTCTGGCAGCACGCAGGCGCGGTCGATCACGCAGCGACGCAGGCGGCAGGAGCGTCCTACCTCCACGTCCGGCAGTAACACCGACGACTCAATATTGCAGAAGGAGTTAATTCGAACCCGGGAGAACAGCACCGAGTTCACTACCACCGAGCCGGAAATGATACAGCCTCCCGACACCAGGGAATTCATTGTCATACCGTGGCTGCCCGACCGATCCTGGACGAATTTCGCCGGCGGCAGCGGTTCCATATGGGTGCGAATAGGCCAGGTACTGTCGTACATGTCCAGCTCCGGGGTAACCGAAGCCAGATCGAGATTCGCCTTCCAGTAGGCTTCCAGCGTACCGACGTCGCGCCAGTAGGGCTCGCTTGGCTCCCCGCTCTGTACGCAGGACAAACTGAAGGAGTGCGCCAGTGCTTCACCGCTGGCGACGATCTTCGGCAGCAGATCTTTGCCGAAGTCGTGGTCGGATTCCGGCAGATCCTGATCCGCTTCCAGCAGCCCGTAAAGATAGTCGGCGTCAAATACGTAGATCCCCATGCTGGCCAGCGCCTTGCTGTCATCACCGGGCATCGACGGTGGATCGGCGGGTTTCTCCAGAAATTCCACCACGCGGTTGTTTTCATCCACCTTCATCACACCAAACGAGCTTGCCTCCTCCAGCGGGACCGGCAGACAGGCGATGGTGCAGCGCGCGTCGTTTTCAACGTGGTCGATCAGCATGCGCGAGTAATCCATCTTGTAGATATGGTCGCCTGCCAGAATCACGATGTACTTGGCGCGATAGCGTCGGATGATGTCGAGGTTCTGGGTGACCGCATCGGCGGTACCGCGATACCAGTGTTCCGTCGACAGCCGCTGCTGCGCAGGCAGAAGATCGACGAATTCGTTCATCTCTTCATTCAAAAACGACCAGCCGCGCTGAATGTGCTGCACCAGCGTATGCGACTGATACTGGGTGATCACTGCGATCCGGCGGATCCCCGAATTGAGACAGTTGGAGAGTGCGAAGTCGATGATGCGGAACTTGCCGCCGAAGTGCACCGCCGGTTTCGCGCGCTTGGCGGTCAGATCGCGCAGGCGCGTCCCCCGGCCGCCGGCGAGGATCAGGGAAACGGTTTGCGTTGGCAGTTGTCTTGCCAGCATCAGAGGATCGTGCTTATTAGATTTAGCCATGCCTTACTCCTGGTATGATTTTTCCTGGAACACACACACACCGTGCGCTGCGCCATGCCAGACAGTTAACAGGATCGGGTTATCTTCCCCGGCAAAGGGCGGAATGGCGTGCCAATTCCCCTGAGGTAATACCAGATCGCACACTTCTTCGGTGGCGTTGAGCACGATAAGCCAGTGCTGTGAAAGCCGGATTTGCAAACGATGTGCTCCCTGCTGCCACTCACTGGTACTCAGCGGCTGACCCTGGTGATTCAGCCACTCGACGTTTCCATCGCCTTCCTGCCACCAGCAATCGCTCTGCAGCGCCGGAATACGACGGCGCAAATGGATTAACGCGGCGGTGAAGGAAAACAGCCCGCTGTCGTGATGCTGCCAGTCAAGCCAGGTCAGCGGGTTATCCTGGCAATAGGCATTATTATTTCCGTGCTGGCTGTGGCCGTGTTCATCCCCCGCCAGCAGCATCGGCGTTCCCTGCGCCAGCAGCAGCGTGGCCAGCAGGCCATGCACGCTGCGGCGGCGATGCTCCGTAATAAGCAGCGGCGCACGCAGCCCTTCAACGCCGTGGTTGTGACTGAAGTTATTATTACTGCCATCGCGGTTGTCTTCGCCGTTAGCTTCGTTGTGCTTATGATTAAAGCTGACGACGTCGCGCAGGGTAAAACCGTCATGCGCGGTGATCAGATTAATGCTGCTGGAAGGTCGCCGGCCGTCGCGCTGAAAGACGTCGCTCGACGCCGCAAAGCGTCGGGCAAACTCGCCGTTGGAGAGATCGCCGTACAGCCAGTAGCGGCGGGCAGCATCGCGGAAGTGGTCATTCCATTCGGCAAACGGCACCGGGAAATTGCCCACCTGATAGCCGCCTGGCCCGATATCCCACGGCTCGGCGATCGTTTTGCACCGTGACAGTAGCGGATCGGCGGCTATCGCCTGAAACAGCGGCGCATCGCGCCGGTAGTCAGGCGTGCGGCCCAGGACCGTGGCAAGATCGAAGCGGAAGCCGTCAACGTGGCACACCTCCACCCAGTAACGCAGGCAGTCAAGCGCCCACGCCATCACCTGCGGATGGCTGAGATTTTGCGTATTGCCGCAGCCGGTCCAGTTCTGGTATTCGCCCTGCTCCGTCAGCCAGTAGTAGCTCTGGTTATCAATGCCGCGCATCGACAGCATCGGGCCGGTTTCTTCCAGCTCCGCCGTGTGGTTAAACACCACGTCCAGAATTACCTCGATCCCTGCCTGATGCAGCGCTTTCACCGCCCGCTGGAACTCTTCGCGCGCGTTCTGCCCGGCAGCATAGCGGGTATCCAGCGCGTAGCAGGCCAGCGGGTTGTAGCCCCAGTAGTTGGTCAGCCCCATGCGCTGCAGCCGCGGCTCGCTGGCGAAGCAGGCCACCGGCAGCAGCTCGAGGCTGGTGATCCCCAGCCGCTGAAAATAGGCAATCATCACCGGATGCCCCAGCGCGGCGTAGGTGCCGCGGATCTCCGGCGGAAGATCGGGATGCTGGCAGGTCAGGCCGCGCACATGCGCTTCGTAAATCACCGTGCTGCCCCAGGGAACCCGCGGCGCGGCGTCATCTTCCCAGTCGAAGTCATCGGCCAGCACCACGCATTTCGGCGCGATGCTGCCGTTATCCACAGCGTCCGGTTCCCGGTCGCCGCACTGAAAACGCGGATCGTCGGTCACCTCACCCTGTACCTCATGCGCGCAGGGATCCACCAGCAGCTTCGCCGGATTAAACCGTTTACCCTGTTCCGGTGCCCACGGACCGTGTACCCGATAGCCGTAGCGCTGGCCCGGATGGATGGCTGGCAGGTAACCGTGCCAGATATCGCCGCTGCGCGCGGGCAGATCGATACGTTTCTCGCGGCCTTTTTCATCAAACAGGCACAGCTCCACGCGCTCCGCATGCTGAGAGAACAGCGTAAAATTCACGCCTTTCCCGTCATAGCTGGCCCCGAGAGGCTGCGGTTTACCTGAACGTATCGGTGCCATGAGATTACGCCTCCCGAACCAGCCACAGGGTGGAGAGCGGCGGCAGCGTCAGGCTCAGCGAGTGGCTGCGATTATGGCTGCCCCAGTCGTCGGTATCGATCGTGCCGCAGTTGCCGAGATTGCCGCCGTGATAGTGGCCGGAATCGGTGTTCAGCACTTCACGCCAGCGCCCGCCCTGCGAGACGCCAAAGCGGTAATTTTCACGCGGTACGGGGGTGAAATTACTGGCGACGATCAGCTCATTACCCTCTCTGTCGCGGCGAACAAACACAAAGACCGAGTTTTCAAAATCATCCACGACCAGCCACTCAAATCCGGCCGGTTCAAAGTCGAGCTGATGCAGTGCCGGGAAGGCGCGGTAGGTGTGGTTGAGATCGCGCACCAGCCGCTGCACGCCGTTATGCCAGCTATCGCCGCCCTCCAGCAGGTGCCAGTCCAGGCTGCTGTCGTGATCCCACTCGCGCCCCTGGGCAAATTCGTTACCCATAAACAGCAGTTTTTTGCCGGGGAAGCCGAACATCCAGCCGTAATAGGCGCGAAGGTTAGCGAATTTCTGCCAGGCATCGCCCGGCATACGGTCAAGAATCGATCGTTTGCCGTGCACCACTTCATCGTGTGACAGCGGCAGCACAAAGTTTTCGGTGTAGTTGTAGAGCATACCGAAGGTCAATAAATCGTGATGATAGCGGCGGTGAACCGGATCCAGCTTCATGTAGTCGAGGGTGTCGTGCATCCAGCCGAGGTTCCATTTGAACCAGAATCCCAGCCCGCCCATTTCCGGCGGGCGC contains:
- the glgA gene encoding glycogen synthase GlgA; the protein is MQVLHVCSEIFPLLKTGGLADVVGALPAAQIAAGIDTRVLLPAFPDLKKGVVDAVVVAKLQTFAGYVELLFGHYDGVGIYLIDAPGLYDRPGSPYHDESQFAYTDNYLRFALLGWMGCEMACGLDTFWRPDVVHAHDWHAGLTCAYLAARGRPAKSVFTVHNLAYQGLFNAHHLEQIQLPRSFFNMYGLEFFGQISYLKAGLFYADHITAVSPTYAQEITQPEFGYGMEDLLKQRQLEGRLSGILNGVDPAIWDPQHDPLLTARYNRDVLDTKVENKRQLQIAMGLKIDEKAPIFAVVSRLTKQKGLDLVLEALPGLLEQGGQLVLLGAGDAVLQQGFLAAAAEYPGQVGVQIGYHEAFSHRIMGGADVILVPSRFEPCGLTQLYGLKYGTLPLVRRTGGLADTVNDCSLENLADGIASGFVFEDSNAWSLLRAIRRAFVLWSRPSLWRYVQRQAMGMDFSWQVAAVAYRDLYQRLL
- the glgC gene encoding glucose-1-phosphate adenylyltransferase; the protein is MAKSNKHDPLMLARQLPTQTVSLILAGGRGTRLRDLTAKRAKPAVHFGGKFRIIDFALSNCLNSGIRRIAVITQYQSHTLVQHIQRGWSFLNEEMNEFVDLLPAQQRLSTEHWYRGTADAVTQNLDIIRRYRAKYIVILAGDHIYKMDYSRMLIDHVENDARCTIACLPVPLEEASSFGVMKVDENNRVVEFLEKPADPPSMPGDDSKALASMGIYVFDADYLYGLLEADQDLPESDHDFGKDLLPKIVASGEALAHSFSLSCVQSGEPSEPYWRDVGTLEAYWKANLDLASVTPELDMYDSTWPIRTHMEPLPPAKFVQDRSGSHGMTMNSLVSGGCIISGSVVVNSVLFSRVRINSFCNIESSVLLPDVEVGRSCRLRRCVIDRACVLPEGTVIGENPDDDARRFHRSEEGIVLVTRTMLAKLGWIS
- the glgX gene encoding glycogen debranching protein GlgX translates to MAPIRSGKPQPLGASYDGKGVNFTLFSQHAERVELCLFDEKGREKRIDLPARSGDIWHGYLPAIHPGQRYGYRVHGPWAPEQGKRFNPAKLLVDPCAHEVQGEVTDDPRFQCGDREPDAVDNGSIAPKCVVLADDFDWEDDAAPRVPWGSTVIYEAHVRGLTCQHPDLPPEIRGTYAALGHPVMIAYFQRLGITSLELLPVACFASEPRLQRMGLTNYWGYNPLACYALDTRYAAGQNAREEFQRAVKALHQAGIEVILDVVFNHTAELEETGPMLSMRGIDNQSYYWLTEQGEYQNWTGCGNTQNLSHPQVMAWALDCLRYWVEVCHVDGFRFDLATVLGRTPDYRRDAPLFQAIAADPLLSRCKTIAEPWDIGPGGYQVGNFPVPFAEWNDHFRDAARRYWLYGDLSNGEFARRFAASSDVFQRDGRRPSSSINLITAHDGFTLRDVVSFNHKHNEANGEDNRDGSNNNFSHNHGVEGLRAPLLITEHRRRSVHGLLATLLLAQGTPMLLAGDEHGHSQHGNNNAYCQDNPLTWLDWQHHDSGLFSFTAALIHLRRRIPALQSDCWWQEGDGNVEWLNHQGQPLSTSEWQQGAHRLQIRLSQHWLIVLNATEEVCDLVLPQGNWHAIPPFAGEDNPILLTVWHGAAHGVCVFQEKSYQE